The proteins below are encoded in one region of Silene latifolia isolate original U9 population chromosome 2, ASM4854445v1, whole genome shotgun sequence:
- the LOC141641764 gene encoding protein FAR1-RELATED SEQUENCE 5-like, giving the protein MSNSFDLNALYIEEEGENEVIDENDTAIELLRHAAHVLEGNEDNQPAIEPTIGAEFESGEQFAAFCYTYAYKTGFELHVRSNQLLAPFKEQGVRRNGVGDKEPRFHMMNKIRLMCSEGNTTKKSSCITPCKMYVFGKLNHDTGKFVISTCDLVHNHDLNPEVSRHVVNYRHISEYFKAKLVLNEKVGIPITRNFNTLVREVGGIHNLHFNGQDARNFINSERRKSRFRGDAKEVLNYFEGLKAQNPDFYYAVERDAENKLCRAMYKAFGDPLSFDSTFLSNRYHMPFCPFVGVNHHGSTILYAAALISYENTESFE; this is encoded by the coding sequence ATGTCGAATAGTTTTGATTTAAATGCTTTGTATATCGAGGAGGAGGGAGAAAACGAAGTCATTGACGAGAATGACACAGCCATTGAATTGTTACGGCATGCAGCACATGTTCTGGAAGGTAATGAAGACAATCAACCAGCTATTGAGCCTACGATTGGTGCGGAATTTGAATCAGGTGAACAATTTGCCGCTTTCTGTTATACTTACGCTTATAAGACGGGATTTGAACTTCATGTTCGTAGTAACCAACTTTTGGCTCCCTTCAAGGAGCAGGGGGTACGTCGAAACGGAGTTGGGGATAAAGAACCACGATTCCACATGATGAACAAGATTAGGCTTATGTGTTCAGAGGGCAATACGACGAAGAAAAGCTCGTGTATAACACCATGTAAAATGTATGTATTTGGGAAATTAAATCACGACACTGGGAAATTTGTAATCAGTACTTGTGATTTGGTACATAATCACGATTTGAATCCTGAGGTTAGCCGGCATGTAGTCAATTATAGGCACATAAGCGAATATTTCAAGGCCAAGTTGGTGTTGAACGAAAAAGTTGGCATACCAATTACCCGGAACTTCAACACATTAGTTAGGGAGGTTGGAGGGATTCATAATCTACATTTCAATGGGCAGGACGCGAGAAACTTCATCAACAGCGAACGTCGCAAAAGTAGGTTTCGTGGTGACGCTAAAGAGGTCTTAAATTATTTCGAGGGCTTAAAAGCGCAGAATCCAGATTTTTACTACGCTGTTGAAAGGGACGCGGAGAATAAGCTATGTCGTGCCATGTACAAGGCTTTTGGTGACCCATTGTCGTTCGATAGTACATTCCTAAGCAACAGGTACCATATGCCTTTCTGTCCATTCGTTGGAGTTAATCATCATGGAAGTACAATATTATATGCAGCGGCTTTAATTTCATACGAAAACACCGAGTCATTCGAGTAG